A genomic stretch from Apis cerana isolate GH-2021 linkage group LG7, AcerK_1.0, whole genome shotgun sequence includes:
- the LOC107999436 gene encoding importin-4, with the protein MEEILLKLLVADNTSIQQGTAELREAFKKQETIQALCQLIISSNNSQIRQYAAILLRKRYGKGKHWLKLPHHVRIEFKTVILQALVNEPEKFVKNAIAQLIGVIVKHELPNNGWPEVLQFVQQLVTSENLLQKELGTYTLSIMTEVAPDAYLTHAASLAVLLGQTLNSLQDLGNPVAYYILRIMQNLVPLVEGNQMMVNAYHQMMPQVMTTIQSLTTTNEDKAIECFELLDELCENAIAVIAPHVKSLVSMCLVIAGNKALDDALRVKAVGFIGWLARTKKKTIIKHKLVEPILDMLFNLMSMRPEDDNDEVYFSDDNEDNTPVTCATQTLDLLALHLPPEKLIPQLLQYIEPSLQGTDVYAKKASYLTMAVLAEGCSEYIRTKYLESFLRCTCQGISDPIPVVRNAALFALGQFSEHLQPEISQYSSELLPVLFEYLGQICAHIKQEKKEPPSVDRMFYALEMFCENLNESLLPYLPTLMERLFEILNADTPVHVRELSLSAIGSAAMASKEHMLPYFERIVSILDSYLSEKQIEETMCLQVQAVDTLGVIARTIGDKNFAPLAGRSLNFGMKLLKETEDPDLKKSIYGLFASISTIMKKEMAGALPEIIEYMITSIQSSEGIVPHFKEDETSAFPVYEDLSENENEEEDIENTDNEEDNDDDDVAGYSVENAYIEEKEEAILALKEIAEHTGEAFLPYLEKSFEETFKLINYPQEDIRKAVIDALLQFCINFSKINTNEGKQALLKALSVFIPKLSELIRLGDERTVAITGLDAYTELLKEIKSDVLIGEGHKEAIMNCVTDVMLGKTECQDQEEADDIDTEAEQDELLVECAGDVLSTFGKVISPEDFELYFHTVLPMLLERLKKNKSEAQRSFAVGTISECFSGLKHKVAGFVCQLLPMFLKLTDDSSAEVRNNAIYGIGELALYGKDAVYSHYSDILSVLSNAIFKESHTGARDNIVGALARLIIANYFNIPLDQVFPTFVKQLPLKEDFEENKAVFKSILTLYEAGHPILRSHMEILLKVAVSVLHENKTTDDEAKGIVMEFIKSAQRDFPNEWNSMYSELPIEVTTNIQRIFS; encoded by the exons atGGAGGAAATATTACTGAAGTTACTTGTAGCCGATAACACATCTATTCAACAg GGAACAGCAGAACTTAGAGAAGcttttaaaaaacaagaaacgaTACAAGCATTATGTCAActtattatttcatcgaaCAATTCAcag ataagaCAATATGCAGCTATATTGCTTAGAAAACGTTATGGTAAAGGTAAACATTGGTTAAAATTACCTCATCATGTACGCATTGAATTTAAGACAGTAATTTTAcag gcaTTAGTTAATGAAccagaaaaatttgtaaaaaatgcaATTGCACAGTTAATAGGTGTAATCGTAAAACATGAATTGCCTAATAATGGTTGGCCAGAAGTTTTACAATTTGTACAGCAGTTAGTTActagtgaaaatttattacagaaagag TTGGGGACTTATACTTTATCGATTATGACTGAAGTTGCACCTGATGCATACCTTACACATGCTGCATCACTTGCAGTTCTCTTGGGTCAAACATTAAATAGTTTACAAGATTTAGGGAATCCTGTAGCATATTATATCTTACGAATAATGCAGAATCTTGTTCCTTTAGTTGAAGGCAATCAAATG atgGTAAATGCTTATCATCAAATGATGCCACAAGTTATGACCACAATTCAATCTCTTACTACTACTAATGAAGATAAAGCGATCGAATGCTTTGAATTATTAGATGAATTGTGCGAAAATGCAATTGCTGTGATAGCTCCACATGTCAAATCTCTTGTCAGTATGTGCCTTGTTATTGCTGGTAACAAAGCATTAGATGATGCTCTAAGAGTTAAAGCAGTTGGTTTTATTGGATGGTTAGCcagaacaaaaaagaaaactataatCAAACATAAACTTGTTGAACCTATTTTag atatgttATTTAATCTTATGTCTATGCGACCTGAAGATGACAATGATGAAGTTTACTTTAGTGATGATAATGAAGATAATACACCCGTAACTTGTGCTACTCAAACTTTAGATTTACTTGCACTTCATTTACCTCCAGAGAAATTAATTCCTCAAttg ttaCAATATATAGAACCTAGTTTGCAAGGTACAGATGTATATGCAAAAAAGGCATCATATTTAACAATGGCAGTATTAGCGGAAGGTTGTTCAGAATATATTCGTACAAAATATCTTGAATCCTTTTTACGTTGTACTTGTCAAGGAATTAGTGATCCTATTCCTGTAGTGCGTAATGCTGCACTTTTTGCTCTTGGACAATTTTCTGAACATTTACAACCAGAAATTTCCCAATATTCGTCCGAGTTATTGCCagtattattcgaatatttaggCCAAATATGTGCGCatattaaacaagaaaaaaaagaaccacCTTCAGTTGATCGTATGTTTTATGCATTAGAAATGTTCtgcgaaaatttaaatgaaagtcTTTTACCATATTTACCAACATTAATGGAAAGACTTTTTGAAATCTTGAATGCGGATACTCCAGTTCATGTTAGAGAACTTTCTCTGAGTGCTATTGGCTCAGCTGCCATGGCGAGTAAAGAGCACATGTTAccatattttgaaagaatcgTTTCCATTCTTGATAGTTATCTTTCAGAGAAACAAATAGAAGAAACCATGTGTCTTCAAGTACAAGCAGTTG atACTCTTGGAGTAATTGCAAGAACAATaggtgataaaaattttgcaccTTTGGCTGGTAGATCTCTTAATTttggaatgaaattattaaaagaaacagaagatccagatttaaaaaaatcaatttacggATTGTTTGCATCAATTAGTACTATaatgaaaaaggaaatggCAGGTGCTTTGCCAGAAATCATTGAATATATGATTACAAGTATACAAAGTTCAGAAGGGATAgtg CCTCACTTTAAAGAAGATGAAACTTCTGCTTTTCCTGTTTATGAAGATCTtagtgaaaatgaaaatgaagaagaagatattGAAAACACAGATAATGAAgaagataatgatgatgatgacgtAGCTGGCTATAGTGTTGAAAACGCATACAttgaagagaaggaagaagcaATTTTagctttaaaagaaattgcagAACATACagg aGAAGCATTTTTACcatatcttgaaaaatcttttgaagaaacttttaaattaattaattatccgcAAGAAGATATTCGTAAAGCTGTTATTGATGCTCTTCTGcagttttgtattaatttttcaaaaattaatactaatgAAGGAAAACAAGCATTATTAAAAGCTCTTTCTGtatttattccaaaattatctgaattaataagattagGTGATGAACGAACAGTAGCTATTACTGGTTTAGATGCTTATACAGaacttttgaaagaaataaaatcagatGTCCTTATTGGAGAAGGTCATAAAGAAGCTATAATGAATTGTGTTACTGATGTTATGTTag gTAAAACGGAATGTCAAGATCAAGAAGAAGCAGATGATATAGATACTGAAGCTGAACAAGATGAATTACTAGTTGAATGTGCGGGTGATGTATTGTCTACTTTCGGAAAAGTAATTTCGCCAGAAGATTTTGAACTTTATTTTCATACCGTGTTACCAATGCTCTTAGAAAGAttg aaaaagaataaatctgAAGCTCAAAGATCTTTTGCAGTTGGTACAATTTCAGAATGTTTCTCAGGACTCAAACATAAAGTAGCTGGTTTTGTATGTCAACTACTTCCTATGTTTTTGAAACTTACAGATGATTCAAGTGCCGAAGTTCGGAATAATGCTATATATGGAATTGGTGAACTTGCATTATATGGCAAAGATGCAGTTTATTC gcattattctgatattttatCAGTTCTttcaaatgcaatttttaaagaatcacaTACAGGAGCTCGTGACAATATAGTCGGAGCACTTGCGAGACTTATCAttgctaattattttaatataccacTTGATCAAGTATTTCCAACTTTTGTCAAACAATTACcattaaaagaagattttgaagaaaacaaagcagtttttaaaagtatattaacgTTATATGAAGCTGGTCATCCTATTTTACGATCACACATGGAAATATTACTTAAAGTTGCAGTCAGTGTGTTACATGAAAACAAAACAACAGATGATg AGGCAAAAGGTATTGTTATGGAATTCATTAAATCTGCTCAGCGAGATTTTCCAAATGAATGGAATTCTATGTATTCCGAACTTCCAATAGAAGTTACAACGAATATTCAACGTATATTTTcttaa